In Pleuronectes platessa chromosome 5, fPlePla1.1, whole genome shotgun sequence, a single genomic region encodes these proteins:
- the LOC128440429 gene encoding olfactory receptor 52E8-like, with the protein MFYTNVTRITDFFIIGFPGLSLDLYKPVSALLFVLYLAIVAGNIFILVFVKCERILHKPTYLIFCHLALTDLAFGTVTLPKIISKYWFDDSIISFYSCFAQMYFVHALGAAHSFILMVMALDRFIAVCAPLRYTTLFTNSKVSVLCGISWLMPVSWMVGVVFDALTLPFCNSNMITHCYCDHIAITTLGCENVREVQLIAFGLAMFSLMVPVFFIVFTYFVIIVVVARISSSEGRVRTLSTCTPQLIITLLYYMPRCFVYLANNVGFTFSVPVRIVVVMLYSLLPAAVNPIIYCFKTKDIKDNLKRKLLMRKIHGLTC; encoded by the coding sequence ATGTTTTACACGAACGTGACAAGGATCACGGATTTCTTCATCATCGGATTCCCCGGACTTTCTCTAGACCTTTACAAGCCTGTGTCCGCCCTGCTGTTTGTCCTCTACCTGGCTATAGTTGCAGGAAATATCTTCATTTTAGTGTTTGTGAAATGTGAAAGGATTCTTCACAAACCCACATATCTGATCTTCTGCCACCTCGCACTAACTGACCTAGCATTTGGGACTGTTACTCTACCGAAGATCATATCAAAGTACTGGTTTGATGACAGCATTATTTCCTTTTACAGCTGCTTTgcacaaatgtattttgttcATGCTTTAGGCGCTGCTCACTCTTTCATCCTGATGGTGATGGCTCTCGATCGCTTCATTGCAGTTTGCGCTCCGCTGCGTTACACAACTCTCTTTACAAACAGCAAAGTGTCTGTTCTCTGTGGGATATCATGGTTGATGCCAGTATCCTGGATGGTGGGTGTAGTTTTCGATGCTCTAACTTTGCCCTTTTGCAATTCAAACATGATAACTCATTGCTATTGTGACCATATCGCGATAACAACACTCGGCTGCGAGAATGTGCGAGAAGTGCAGCTGATTGCGTTCGGTCTTGCCATGTTCAGTTTGATGGTGCCcgtgttttttattgtattcacttaCTTTGTCATCATTGTCGTTGTAGCGCGTATTTCCAGCTCTGAGGGCCGCGTCCGGACTCTGTCCACATGCACGCCACAGCTCATCATCACGCTACTGTATTATATGCCGAGATGCTTTGTGTACCTGGCAAATAATGTGGGATTCACGTTCAGTGTTCCCGTTCGCATCGTTGTTGTAATGCTGTACAGTCTCTTACCTGCTGCTGTCAATCCAATAATATACTGTTTCAAAACCAAGGATATAAAGGATAACCTGAAAAGGAAATTGTTAATGAGGAAAATTCATGGTTTGACTTGCTAA
- the LOC128440456 gene encoding olfactory receptor 2AT4-like, translating to MPEGNLSTVTEFFLTGFPGLHPEYQGLASAVLFLVYSLTLMGNATIIFLFATDSCLHKPMYYIILNLCACDILFSTTTLPKIISKYWFQSGTISFNACFIQMYFVHYLGTVNSFILFLMALDRYLAICHPLTYSLILKKSTIYILSITAWIFAKAPALMLVIRAYPLPYCASNIINHCYCDHIGITTLACTDRAPYGFPAMVVAMVMLLGPLAFIIFSYCSIIVAVLRIANVQGRLKSLSTCSTQLIIILLYYLPRCLVYLSSNVGIKFSPDVRIVIIMLYSLGPPMINPLIYCLRAKDMRESLRKRFKKRTVAQKTQVSVVTD from the coding sequence ATGCCAGAGGGAAATCTCAGCACAGTAACTGAATTCTTCCTCACTGGATTCCCGGGTCTTCATCCAGAATACCAAGGTCTCGCCTCCGCGGTGTTGTTCTTGGTTTACTCCCTAACTCTGATGGGCAATGCAACGATTATTTTCCTATTTGCTACAGACAGCTGCCTTCATAAGCCGATGTATTATATCATCCTGAATCTCTGTGCTTGTGACATTCTCTTCAGCACGACCACGCTGCCTAAGATCATCAGTAAGTATTGGTTTCAATCAGGGACCATCTCGTTCAACGCTTGTTTTATCCAAATGTACTTCGTTCACTATCTGGGCACCGTGAATTCCTTTATTCTATTCCTGATGGCTTTAGATAGGTATTTGGCGATATGTCATCCCCTCACATATTCACTCATCCTTAAAAAGTCCACCATCTACATCCTCAGTATTACTGCATGGATTTTTGCCAAGGCACCCGCTTTAATGTTAGTTATTAGGGCGTACCCTCTTCCTTACTGTGCCTCAAACATAATCAATCACTGCTACTGCGATCACATTGGTATAACAACACTGGCATGCACGGACAGGGCCCCGTATGGCTTTCCTGCTATGGTTGTTGCAATGGTTATGCTACTGGGGCCTCTGGCAtttatcattttctcatattgcAGCATAATTGTCGCAGTGCTTAGGATAGCAAATGTCCAAGGTCGCCTGAAGTCTCTGTCCACATGTAGCACTCAACTGATTATAATTTTACTCTATTATTTACCGAGATGTCTTGTATATCTCTCAAGTAATGTTGGCATTAAATTTAGCCCTGATGTGAGAATAGTAATTATCATGCTGTACAGCCTTGGTCCCCCGATGATTAACCCACTCATTTATTGCTTAAGAGCTAAAGACATGAGGGAGAGTTTGAGGAAACGGTTCAAAAAAAGGACTGtcgcacaaaaaacacaagtttctGTTGTTACTGACTGA
- the LOC128440457 gene encoding olfactory receptor 2AT4-like: MPEGNLSTVTEFFLTGFPGLHPEYQGLASAVLFLVYSLTLIGNATIIFLFATDSCLHKPMYYIILNLCACDILFSTTTLPKIISKYWIQSGTISFTACFIQMYFVHYLGTVNSFILFLMALDRYLAICHPLRYSLILKKSTIYVLSITAWIFAKAPSLSLVIRAYPLPYCASNIINHCYCDHIGITTLACTDRAPYGFPAFVVAMVMLLGPLAFIIFSYCSIIVAVLRIANVQGRLKSLSTCSTQLIIILLYYLPRCLIYFFSNVGIKFSPDVRIVIIMLYSLGPPMINPLIYCLRAKDMRESLRKQFKKRTVAQKRQVSVVTD, from the coding sequence ATGCCAGAGGGAAATCTCAGCACAGTAACTGAATTCTTCCTCACTGGATTCCCGGGTCTTCATCCAGAATACCAAGGTCTCGCCTCTGCGGTGTTGTTCTTGGTTTACTCCCTAACTCTGATTGGCAACGCAACGATTATTTTCCTATTTGCTACAGACAGCTGCCTTCATAAGCCGATGTATTATATCATCCTGAATCTCTGTGCTTGTGACATTCTCTTCAGCACGACCACGTTGCCTAAGATCATCAGTAAGTATTGGATTCAATCAGGGACCATCTCGTTCACCGCTTGTTTTATCCAAATGTACTTTGTTCACTATCTGGGCACCGTGAATTCCTTTATTCTATTCCTGATGGCTTTAGATAGGTATTTGGCGATATGTCATCCCCTCAGATATTCACTCATCCTTAAAAAGTCCACCATCTACGTCCTCAGTATTACTGCGTGGATTTTTGCCAAGGCACCTTCTTTATCGTTAGTTATTAGGGCGTACCCTCTTCCTTACTGTGCCTCAAACATAATCAATCACTGCTACTGCGATCACATTGGTATAACAACACTGGCATGCACGGACAGGGCCCCTTATGGCTTTCCTGCTTTCGTTGTTGCGATGGTTATGCTACTGGGGCCTCTGGCATTTATAATTTTCTCCTATTGCAGCATAATTGTCGCAGTTCTTAGGATAGCAAATGTCCAAGGTCGCCTGAAGTCTCTGTCCACATGTAGCACTCAACTGATTATAATTTTACTATATTATTTACCGAGATGTCTTATATATTTCTTCAGTAATGTTGGCATTAAATTTAGCCCTGATGTGAGAATAGTAATTATCATGCTGTACAGCCTTGGTCCCCCGATGATTAACCCACTCATTTATTGCTTAAGAGCTAAAGACATGAGGGAGAGTTTGAGGAAACAGTTCAAAAAAAGGACTGTCGCACAAAAAAGACAAGTTTCTGTTGTTACTGACTGA